GTATCTCTTCCGCGTGAACGGCGTCGAGATCGAAGGTACGAACGACGAAGGTGTCGACGTGCAGTATCCCGGCGAAGGCTCCGCGCGCCGCTATCACGAGCTGAAGATGCACGTCGGAGCGTTCTATCTCGACACGTATCCGGTGACGAATGCGGAGTTCAAGAAGTTCGTCGATGCGGCTCACTACCATCCGGCGGATCACCACAACTTTCTGCGCGACTGGAAGAACGGCAGCTTCCCCGATGGCTGGGCGAACAAGCCGGTGACCTGGGTTTCGCTGGAAGACGCGCGTGCCTACGCAGCGTGGGCTGGCAAGCGTCTGCCGCATGAGTGGGAGTGGCAGTACGCCGCGCAGGGCAACGACGGCCGCGAGTATCCGTGGGGCAATCAGTGGGTAGCAGCGAACGTGCCCACGCCCGACAAAGACCGCAACGAACAGGCCGCCTCCGATGTGAACGCTCACGCTGCGGGCGCGAGTCCCTTCGGCATCGAGGACCTGGTTGGCAACGTGTGGCAGTGGACGGATGAGTACACCGACGAGCACACGAGCGCGGCGATTCTCCGCGGTGGAAGCCACTATCAGCCGCAGGGTTCGCGTTGGTACTTCCCGCAGGCATATAAACTGTCTCAGCACGGCAAGTATCTGCTGATGGCTCCGAGCCTTGATCGCTCGGCCAGCATCGGTTTCCGCTGCGCGAAGGATGCTGAATAGACTGGCACGGAGCCACAGTTGCCCACAAACAAATCAACGAAAGTGCCCGCCGCCGCCTCGCGCATTACCATGCACGATATCGCGCGGCGGGCCAACGTTTCTCTGGGCACGGTTTCGCACGTCATCAACGGTAAAGTCTCCGTGTCTGATGAGGTACGCGCTCGCGTTCAGAAGGCCATCGACGAGCTGGGCTATCAACCCAATCATCTTTCGCGCGCGCTACGCACGAACCGCACGAACCTGATCGGCATGGTGATCCCCGACATCACCAATCCCTTCTTCCCTTCCGTAGTGCGCGGCGTGGAGGACGCAGCGTTTCGCGCAAACTATCGTCTGCTGCTGTGCAATGCAGACAACGACCCTGCGAAGGAACTCGCCTACATGAACGACCTCAGTTCGTTCATGCCCGCAGGCATCATCCTCATCCCTTCGGACAACCACAAGCTGCCTACCCTGGGCCAATATCCGCTGGTGTGTATCGATCGCCAGCCGTTGGGTTGGAACGGTGACAGCGTCACGGTCGAAAACTTTGAAGGCGGCAAGACGGCAGCCGCGCATCTCGCGCAGTTGGGTCACAAGCAGATCGCTATCGTCCAGGGCCCCGAGAATGTCTCTACCGTAGGAGATCGTGTTCGCGGCTTCCTGAAGGAGTTGAAGCGCCGTAAAATCACCATCTCGCCCGAGTACATACAGGCGAGCAGCTTCGACCAGGAGGGCGGTTATCTCTGCGCGATGCGATTGCTTCGGCTGGTGCCACGACCCACAGCGATCTTCGCGGCGAACGACTTGATTGCAGTCGGCGCGTTGCAAGCAGTAAAGGCGTCCAAGCTACGCTGCCCGCAGGACGTGTCCATCATCGGCTTCGACGGGTTGAGCGTCACAGACTTCACCGAACCGGCGCTGACATCTGTCGTCCAGCCGAGCTACCAACTGGGGCACGCGGCGATGCGACTGCTCCTCAGCCGTATTGAAGGCGACACTGCTCCACCGCGCCACATCGTGCTGGAGACGCAGCTCAAAGTGCGCGACTCCGCGCAGGAGCCACCGACCACGCGACGTTGATCTGGCTGAGATTCGAGCTAGCCGATTGAATTATCGTTACTCATGACGGGCGGACTATAGCAATGCACTTGCGGGATGCTAAGCTTCCAGCACAGTGCGACCTCTTGTAATTTTCACATTGCTGTTAACCTGCATGTCAGGCATGGCCCAACTTGCTGCTCCGATAGCGATTAGCGATGCCGGGTACACTGCCTGCTCACATGCCTCGTGCCTTTTCGTACCCGATGATGAGCACCCGCAGGTATACCGTCGAGGCGATCTAAGCTACACCGTCAAAGAGGACGGTAGCTTCACCTTGAGTCGGAACACCAGGGTGCTATTGTCCACGCACCTAGCAAACCTAAGCGCCAGCGTTTTCGTGACTTGGTCCAGTAATAGTGACTGGTTTGCGGTCACATGGAGCGATGGTGGCGCGATCGGCAACTTCCACACGCGTGTGTTCCACATAAAGGGAAACCAAGTGGAAGAGGCGGACTCTATACAAACTGCCTTTGCAAATTTTCGACGCAGACATTGGTGCAGAACACGAGGCGGCAACGTACAGGCGTATGGCTGGGATCGAGAGACCGGCGCATTGGTTCTTGTGACCTCCGTGTACCCAACTGGCGATTGCGGCAGAGATCTGGGGCACACAGAAGCATATCTAGTGGAGCCGGCAGGTGGTTCGATACGCAAACACCTGATGCTCCCCGAGTTCAATGCGTACGCAAAATCACATCCGCAGTAACACTTCCCAACAGCTGATCAACCTTCAGGATGGCCTTGCGAGTCGGTCACGATAAGCGCCGCATTACTGACGAGAAGGGCGTTTAATCGGTACTAATCGTAGTTTCCGAAAACGCCATTTTCAGAAGGTTAGCGCATTGATATGCTTTTCGTTAGGAACTCCGCGTCTTTGGGTGTAAACACACGATGAAACTCCCTGATTGGTGGTCCGCTCCATCAAAGATACTGAAGTTGGACGGACACTGTGGGCCTCTCGCCGCATGGTCCGCACTTCACCACTACG
Above is a genomic segment from Granulicella cerasi containing:
- a CDS encoding LacI family DNA-binding transcriptional regulator → MPTNKSTKVPAAASRITMHDIARRANVSLGTVSHVINGKVSVSDEVRARVQKAIDELGYQPNHLSRALRTNRTNLIGMVIPDITNPFFPSVVRGVEDAAFRANYRLLLCNADNDPAKELAYMNDLSSFMPAGIILIPSDNHKLPTLGQYPLVCIDRQPLGWNGDSVTVENFEGGKTAAAHLAQLGHKQIAIVQGPENVSTVGDRVRGFLKELKRRKITISPEYIQASSFDQEGGYLCAMRLLRLVPRPTAIFAANDLIAVGALQAVKASKLRCPQDVSIIGFDGLSVTDFTEPALTSVVQPSYQLGHAAMRLLLSRIEGDTAPPRHIVLETQLKVRDSAQEPPTTRR